In the genome of Phycisphaerales bacterium, the window TGCGCCACCCCGAGCACCACATCTTCCAGTTCACGCCGCAGACCCTCGCCGACTGGTGCCGCGAGCGGTCGATGCCGGCGTTCCGGGCCAAGCAGATCCTCACCTGGGTCTACGAGCGCGGCGTGGTCGATCCGGGCCAGATGACCGACCTGAGCAAGCGCGACCGCGAGACGCTCGCGCGCGAGATGGCGTTCCTGAGCGGGCCGACCGTCGCCCACCAGCTGGCCACCGACGGCACGCAGAAGCTGCTCATCGAGTGGCCCGACGACCTGAGCACGACCTCGGCCGAGCACGCGACGGTCGATACCGGCAACCGCCTGCCGATCCTCGGACAGGATGGTCGGGCCGGTGGGATGCCCTACAGCAACACCGCCCGCCAGACCGAGTGCGTCATGATCCCCTGGCCGCCCAAGGGCGAGCTCAAGCCCCGCACCGACACGCGAGAGCGCCGCACGGCGTGCATCTCCAGCCAGGTCGGCTGCCCCGTGGGCTGCAAGTTCTGCGCGAGCGGGCTGGGCGGGCTCGATGGAAATCTATCCGCCGGTCGCATCGTCGAGCAGGTCTGGCGATTGAACCAGCTTCAGGGCGTCGGCCGCATCAGCAACATCGTCTTCATGGGCATGGGCGAGCCGCTGGCCAACTTCAGGAGCGTCACCCACGCCGTGCGCACCATCGCGGCGCCCTGGGGCATGGGCATCGGCGCGCGCCGCATCACGATTTCGACCGTCGGCCTGCCCCAAGCGATCGAGCGCCTGGCGAGGGAGCTCGACCTGCCCGTCACCCTCGCCCTGAGCCTGCACGCGCCCACCGACGAGCTGCGCCGCCAATTGATCCCCTGGGCCGAGCACGCGACGGTCGATCAGTTGCTCACGGCCTGCCAGACCTGGTTCGACAAGACCGGCCGCGAGATCACGCTCGAGTACATCCTGCTCCGCGGCGTCAACGACCGCCCCGAGCACGCGCGTCTCCTGGCCGACCTCGCCCGCGCCATGCGCGCCAACATCAACCTCATCCGCTACAACGAGGTGCAGGGGCTCGAGTTCCAGCGGCCGCGCACCGAGGACGTGCGCGCGTTCCAGGACATCCTGACCGACGCCCGCATCACCACCCACGTGCGCGCCAGCCGCGGGCGAGACATCGCTGCCGCCTGCGGCCAGCTCCGCCACGAGCACAAGGCCGTCGGTGGGGGGGCGGGTGCGTGACGGCCCTGCCGGCTTTTGCGCCCTTCACGCCCACGCACTACCTTGCCGCCGGCGCGGGCGTCGCCTGCATCGTCGCCTTCGTCGCCCTTGGCCGCGCTTCGACGACCGCCGGCGAGCGGCGCGTCGCGCACGCCTGGGCCATCCTCTGGCTGGTGCAGCAGGCCATCACGACCGTCTACTGGCTGCTGCCGGCGCACTTCGACGTCGGCAAGAGCCTGCCGCTGCACCTGTGCGACGTCGTCGGCTGGCTGGGGCCCTTCGCGTTGCTCGTCGCGCACACGCGTCGCACGCGCTGGCTGCGCACCGTGCTCTACTTCTGGGGCATCGGCCTGAGCACGCAGGCGTTCTTTACGCCCACCGTCGTGCAGGGGCCGGGCGACCCGCGCTTCTG includes:
- the rlmN gene encoding 23S rRNA (adenine(2503)-C(2))-methyltransferase RlmN — its product is MRHPEHHIFQFTPQTLADWCRERSMPAFRAKQILTWVYERGVVDPGQMTDLSKRDRETLAREMAFLSGPTVAHQLATDGTQKLLIEWPDDLSTTSAEHATVDTGNRLPILGQDGRAGGMPYSNTARQTECVMIPWPPKGELKPRTDTRERRTACISSQVGCPVGCKFCASGLGGLDGNLSAGRIVEQVWRLNQLQGVGRISNIVFMGMGEPLANFRSVTHAVRTIAAPWGMGIGARRITISTVGLPQAIERLARELDLPVTLALSLHAPTDELRRQLIPWAEHATVDQLLTACQTWFDKTGREITLEYILLRGVNDRPEHARLLADLARAMRANINLIRYNEVQGLEFQRPRTEDVRAFQDILTDARITTHVRASRGRDIAAACGQLRHEHKAVGGGAGA
- a CDS encoding TIGR02206 family membrane protein, with product MTALPAFAPFTPTHYLAAGAGVACIVAFVALGRASTTAGERRVAHAWAILWLVQQAITTVYWLLPAHFDVGKSLPLHLCDVVGWLGPFALLVAHTRRTRWLRTVLYFWGIGLSTQAFFTPTVVQGPGDPRFWLFWISHTQIVGGAIYDIIVRGYRPQLRDLRTAIFASLCWMVPLVVLNWITGLNYGYLGPELEGQTVLNLLPPWPWRVLTMAGIVLVLFTLLWVVWPIAGRLSGDGDDD